One genomic region from Carcharodon carcharias isolate sCarCar2 chromosome 24, sCarCar2.pri, whole genome shotgun sequence encodes:
- the LOC121269396 gene encoding NAD(P)(+)--arginine ADP-ribosyltransferase 2-like isoform X1, producing MHQIWRLDKMKWIIYVYLLIGSQELVTSLVSDGESCGIHMVGNGLDMEENSAAYWFPRNEDWDNLAIECLNEELQRNQTFMNVSDLARKFWNGRTIPHGLRKEHMIVVTMYTHHGSLYKAFNDEVQKYGNITEYNSEFKLKAFHYLLTIALQALRDHSKYLHLYRGLNVPKFGRRGQEMRFGRFTSTSLNRTVAEGYGNRTLFVLNTTYGVKIRNYSFFEGEDEILIPPYEKFEIVKAESSGGNCIFTLRSRGYEGVEVGLERDGNDCLRVYRKTRPWWVWFLIVLVILVTLGGLGTFLYKCCCQE from the exons ATGCATCAAATCTGGAGATTAGACAAGATGAAGTGGATCATTTACGTTTATCTCCTGATAGGCT CACAGGAGCTGGTCACTTCCCTGGTCAGCGATGGGGAAAGCTGTGGTATCCACATGGTTGGCAATGGGCTGGATATGGAAGAGAATTCGGCCGCGTATTGGTTCCCACGGAATGAAGATTGGGACAACTTGGCGATCGAGTGTTTGAATGAAGAACTGCAGAGAAACCAGACATTCATGAATGTTTCGGATTTGGCCAGAAAGTTTTGGAATGGGCGCACCATTCCCCATGGTCTCCGTAAGGAGCACATGATCGTGGTCACTATGTACACCCATCATGGATCATTGTACAAGGCATTTAACGATGAGGTTCAGAAATATGGAAATATCACCGAATACAACTCCGAATTTAAACTGAAGGCCTTCCATTATCTCCTAACCATCGCTCTCCAGGCATTGAGAGATCATTCCAAATACTTACACCTTTATCGCGGGTTGAACGTTCCCAAGTTTGGGAGACGGGGCCAGGAGATGAGGTTCGGGAGAttcacctccacctccctcaaTAGAACAGTggccgagggatatggaaacaggaCTTTGTTTGTGCTGAACACGACTTACGGTGTCAAGATCCGCAATTACTCATTCTTTGAGGGGGAAGATGAGATTTTAATCCCTCCCTACGAGAAGTTTGAGATTGTAAAGGCCGAGAGCTCAGGGGGAAACTGCATCTTCACCCTCCGCTCGAGAGGCTATGAGGGAGTTGAGGTGGGGCTGGAGAGGGACGGTAATGACTGTCTGAGAGTTTACCGGAAGACCCGACCCTGGTGGGTCTGGTTTCTGATCGTCTTGGTGATCTTGGTCACTCTGGGGGGATTAGGAACATTTCTCTACAAGTGCTGCTGCCAGGAATAG
- the LOC121269396 gene encoding NAD(P)(+)--arginine ADP-ribosyltransferase 2-like isoform X2, translated as MVGNGLDMEENSAAYWFPRNEDWDNLAIECLNEELQRNQTFMNVSDLARKFWNGRTIPHGLRKEHMIVVTMYTHHGSLYKAFNDEVQKYGNITEYNSEFKLKAFHYLLTIALQALRDHSKYLHLYRGLNVPKFGRRGQEMRFGRFTSTSLNRTVAEGYGNRTLFVLNTTYGVKIRNYSFFEGEDEILIPPYEKFEIVKAESSGGNCIFTLRSRGYEGVEVGLERDGNDCLRVYRKTRPWWVWFLIVLVILVTLGGLGTFLYKCCCQE; from the coding sequence ATGGTTGGCAATGGGCTGGATATGGAAGAGAATTCGGCCGCGTATTGGTTCCCACGGAATGAAGATTGGGACAACTTGGCGATCGAGTGTTTGAATGAAGAACTGCAGAGAAACCAGACATTCATGAATGTTTCGGATTTGGCCAGAAAGTTTTGGAATGGGCGCACCATTCCCCATGGTCTCCGTAAGGAGCACATGATCGTGGTCACTATGTACACCCATCATGGATCATTGTACAAGGCATTTAACGATGAGGTTCAGAAATATGGAAATATCACCGAATACAACTCCGAATTTAAACTGAAGGCCTTCCATTATCTCCTAACCATCGCTCTCCAGGCATTGAGAGATCATTCCAAATACTTACACCTTTATCGCGGGTTGAACGTTCCCAAGTTTGGGAGACGGGGCCAGGAGATGAGGTTCGGGAGAttcacctccacctccctcaaTAGAACAGTggccgagggatatggaaacaggaCTTTGTTTGTGCTGAACACGACTTACGGTGTCAAGATCCGCAATTACTCATTCTTTGAGGGGGAAGATGAGATTTTAATCCCTCCCTACGAGAAGTTTGAGATTGTAAAGGCCGAGAGCTCAGGGGGAAACTGCATCTTCACCCTCCGCTCGAGAGGCTATGAGGGAGTTGAGGTGGGGCTGGAGAGGGACGGTAATGACTGTCTGAGAGTTTACCGGAAGACCCGACCCTGGTGGGTCTGGTTTCTGATCGTCTTGGTGATCTTGGTCACTCTGGGGGGATTAGGAACATTTCTCTACAAGTGCTGCTGCCAGGAATAG